AATGTACACAGCTGTCATCCTAGGCCCCAGCTCCTTTACACACAAGCTCTTTCTGCTGTACAGGGGCCCTGAGGATAGAGACCAGCAGCTGTGCCGACTCACTCCCTGGCTCTGCCGGGTGCTGCACACTGTCTTCATTAACGTTAtctgtgtggtttttttcttttgttttcctcttccttcagGTACAGAGTGAAGACAGTGTCCTCCTGTTTGTTATTGCCTGGACGATCACGGAAATCATCCGTTACTCCTTTTATACATTCAGTCTGTTAAACCATCTGCCTTACCTCATCAAATGGGCCAGGTAAAAAAGCACATGGAATGAAGGCTCACTTTTGAAATGGTCTGTCATTGCATTTACCTTTTATTGCCTAAATATTGCCTccaagtttctaaaaataaaattgatacagGGGTTGGGTAGAAATCTTGTCCGTAGATTTCATCAGAATAGGACTCTGTACTTAACTTTGACTAACGGAAATACTGTTTtaaggtttttatattttacttaaattattttaattggaCTCAGTTCTTTTCAAttaaattatacagtattttcttttttaaaaaaatttcatcactggccgggcgcggtggctcaagcctgtaatcccagcactttgggaggctgagacgggcagatcacgaggtcaggagatcgagaccatcctggctaacacggtgaaaccccgtctctactaaaaaatacaaaaaaaattagccgggcgcggtggtgggcacctgtagtcccagcttctcgggaggctgaggcaggagaatggcgtaaacccgggaggtggagcttgcagtgagctgagatccggccactgcactccagcctgggcgacagagcgagactccatctcaaaaaaaaaaaaaaaaaaaaaaaaaaaaaaaatttcatcaccAAGTAGCAATCAATAGAGATTTGCTGTAACATCCCTTTTTTGTCCATATCATCACATTTTACTGATGAGCTTCTGCCATTGTGATGGGTGTTTTTGAACCGAGTCCTATTCTCCTAGTCTCAATTTTGCCAAGAAGCTGTGactcttaaattaatttttaggtAATAACAAGCATTACATGGCAGTTTTAGTGTATCGctgttattttgctttgtttttacaaGTAATGATGACTCTGGTAAAAGGCTAGTAGTTCATCTGCTTACCTTAATGAGTCCATGAGACAGTTGTAGGCAGTTTCCTGAGCTGGGAAAGACTTTGAGGGAGAGTGACAAAGCACAAGGATCCAGTTGTCCCTGGAGCTGAAACGTCTTATTTGGTGGAAGGAAAGCAGTGGTTCCTAGACTATTTATGAGTTCAGTAATTAAATTAGGGACATAATCCGATTGTTTCCAACATTTCGAGTATGGGAACTCCTtcgttatttttattgtttttctcatttgcaatgaacatttttattaggAAAGGGGAAGAATGGGAAACAGAGCAGTTACTAACCAACCTGGACAGCCACTGTGAAAGCTGTTTACCCTGATTGTTAGGGAAGTCTGTTGACCAAGCCCTGATTTTACTGTTGGAGAAAGATTCTTTTGTTCACTGTTCTCCACGGACtctgaaagatttttttccacCATCCCACTTAGTGTGGCTAAAATTGGCAGTGGGGAATATGTCTTCCCTTCCACTTCAGAGATCTTCAACACAATTCCTGTACACAGAAGTTTGTAGTCTGTTGCACATTGTGAGCCACAAACAGCCAAAGGCTGTTGAAAGTCTGAGCTGATGATTCCTTTAGCAATACTTACAGCGGCTTACAGTTCCATAGGGCAGTGACTGCTCTCTGAATTCTTTGAGGAATGTGGAGAActcatttttaaagagagaaaaattatgcagATTCCCCTCCCATGTGACGATAATCGTAATTGTGGGGTGTTTTGATTGGAAAATTACATAGTAACCAAAAGctattatgaattttaaatttttttaattgcatatatttaatttttcacaatagcacgtacaaacatttgaaaaatagtagCAGTATACAGATGTTtgtgctatttttgttgttgttcagtcTTTGCGTGTGGTGTGGAATTCCTAGACCACATGTTCCAACACCTCTGCCACTACCACCCCAACCCCATCCCAAGACCCACAGGGCAGGACCCTTCAATATAAACCATGACTCAGTTCCCCTACTTTACCAGCATTTGGCATCACTTTAGTTATTTTAGAGCATAATTTTGAAGAGTTGTTTATTTCGTCAGACCAAATTTTGAGGCTGCCTGAACAGACTTTATTTTGTCGTTAGACCATTTGGAAACATATACCTGCTGTAGGCTGGTTTCAAAAACTGGCTTGTAAAACCTGAATCTGAATAGCAGGTAAACAGGAAAATGTATAAACAATCATTTTCTAAAAGACCAGGACTGATTAGAAGGGTGGGAAGTGCAGCTTCCTCCTAAAGCTGACTTTGAGCCTCAgtaatgaatattttgttttgctttaggtACACACTTTTCATTGTGCTGTACCCAATGGGAGTGTCAGGAGAACTGCTCACAATATACGCAGCTCTGCCCTTTGTCAGACAAGCTGGCCTGTATTCCATCAGTTTACCCAACAAATACAATTTCTCTTTTGACTACCATGCATTCCTGATTCTAATAATGATCTCCTACATTCCAAGTAAGTAAACAgttatgcatatatttaattatgttttaaaatttggctCTACAATAACTAGAGTTAAATATCTTTGACTGTTTTTGCACTATATCCAAGTAAATGTAAATCTCATTTATTGGGAATTCTTCTTGGTTTTTTTGAATGCTGACTAtcaaagggaattttttccaGTAGTAATTGAATAAAGATGAACCCTTCTCAATACAGTTGCCAAAATGCAGCCCTTCTTAGCATGTGGGTTTGAAACTGAGTACCAGGCTAGGTTAAGTATATATTGGGGAAAGTactgaatggaaaacaaaaaagccattAAAGGCCTTACCTTGATTGTAGTTTTCTCTCTCTTAAGAACTGCTTGTTACGGTATTTGAAAAACATGGTAAAAAGACTTTTGCATTGGTTACTATATCGAAATAGACATTTAACTTCATTTTGAATTGATTGATAGTTAACtagaaacataacaaaataataatagatttatttttttccacatttttcattttcttgttgagCACTGATAGGGACACAGTGTTCTCTTCAAGatggtttttaattattttaatagtacTGCTGAAGATTTAAGTATATGGATAATCAAATGTGCCTATCAGTGTATTCAGTGACAGAGAAAAAGACACGTTTGATGTCTCTGTGAAGTGAGCCCTACTTTCTGAGCATGAAGAGTTTAGTCCTATGCTGGAATTCTGATGTTCAATTATAAATCCTATGATTGATTTCTACATACCAAAAGATCTTCTTATAACCAAGGACATACAATGTTAGTGGTTCTTCTCATTTAGCTATTTCTATAACCATTGTAACTCTGAATCTTATTTTAATCTAGAAAAGATGCTATATTCTTCCCTAAACCCCAGGTTAAATTCAGACAGGGTTGGACTTCTCTTCATTCCACGGCATCACCAGAATGAATCATCCTAACAAAGTGACATGCTTGTGTCCCTCTGTGGAAAATTGCATTTCATGCTTTGTGAGAAAAAAACTACATCTAGATTTCATGTGAGTGTTTATCTTGCAGAAATTCTTGGATACAGTTCTGCTTCATGATTCATTTTCCACTCTTTATTCATGATCGAGTCCTCCTCTCTAGTGCTGGAATCATAGCAACCAGAGGCCATCTCTCTTCAAATGTAAAAAGTAGTTGATTTTCCAACAGACGATAAATGTGAAATCATCTAAATgtttaagtaataaaaattaactaatcGTTTTTCacctttctaattttgttttttttaagagtttcatTTTCCAGTCTCTAGAGCAGCAGTTCACAGTTGCAGTTTTACCACACTCAGAGTAACTAACACATATTATCCCAGTGGGCACCACAGGCTTTATTTGAATTCACCATGGTCAAATGAATAGAAGACATGTACCATACTGGGTGActgggagaggggcagggaggtTTTTATGAAATCAGATCCATAACAAGCTGCTTCCACATTGACAAAAATCTAGGAGTTCCTACCTGAGAGTTCCTGCAAGACTTCCAACCTCTCTAGGAAGCAAGGCTTCCTTCCAGGAACTACTCCCCAGGGCAGCCTCCATCTGTCTGCATGTTTGTCTCTTTGTGCCCTGGTAGCGAACCAGTGCTGAGCTTTGCCTCTTCCTTCTGAGCTCTTGGTGTAGTGACAGTGCCTGGGTACCACATGCGGCCTCCATGACGATAGCGTTCCTGAGGGAAACCCACTGCTGTGAGCTTTTCATCTTGGTCTTGAAAGAGATAGAGGAAAGATAAGACACTGACCCCAGAGCCAGTTGTCTtctagagcagcagtccccacaacctttttggcaccagggaccagtttcatggaagacagtttttccctGGGCGGTgcaggggatggtttcaggatgaaactgttctaccttagatcatcaggcattagattctcataagaaacATATAACCTAGATCCCTTGAATGTGCAGTTTACAACAGGGTTCACACTTCTGTGAGAATCCAGAGCCACAGCCggtctgacaggaggcagagctcaggcagtaatgcttatttgcccaccactcacctcccgCTGTGCAGCTCGGTTCCAACAGGTAGGGGTTGGGTACCCCTGTTTTAGAGAGTAGGAAAGGACTCTCCTCCCAACAGAAGTCTGCTTTCTTTACCTTAAGTAATTCCCCCTTGCAGTCCCAGCCTCCTTTTGGTAAGAGAACTTGGCTCAGTTAAAGTctaacataatttctttttctaaggCAGCTTACCTCTTGTAGACCAGGGAAAAGGGTGGATCTCAAATAGTGATTAAAAGATTCCCTGCAAACCTCGGACTCCTCCCCCAGGTTCAAGATGGCACACAGACCACCTCTCCTGATGCGAGTCACCTGGTGCCTGCTGGCCTCACTGTGCTCTGGCCTGAGCCAGCAGCTCTGGATGTCCTCAGGGGTTCAGGTTGTTACTGTTGAGGCCAGAGTGTACAGTTCATTCTGGCCAGCTGCACGTTTCCAACTTTCCAAAGCTTTATATTTATCAGAAGAAAATGCAGAATTAGGAGGTTGCTGTTGACATGCAGTCTCCTTTAacaaatttggttttctttctacAAGGTAGTGTTCTTTTAATCTTTAATGGCAAGTTGATGATACACATGTATTATATAAAGTAACACCTCCTTTTCATGGGCCTCATCCATTGTTGCGTTGTTGCACACATAGCCTAAATTGTGGCTCATGAGACTTGGCCCCAGGAGTTTCCTCATATTGGGGTGCCTTGGCCAGGTGCTCCTGTCCTATTCTGCTGTAGTTGCAATATATACAGGATTAGTACAACACAGTCCCTGCAGGACTCAGTAGATGTCTACGGCCTGTTTACATTCCACCCCCAAATTGGTGAAAATTGGTTATGGGGGAGGGAGCCAAAAAAGGGCAAGATACATTGATGAGGGGTGAGGACCTGGAGAAGCTGGCACTTTCCGGGTTGTCAGTAACCGTAACCTTCCTTGGTTGTTACCTTCCTTGGTTGCTGGATGAGAAATTAGTCAGAGGGTTAGAGAGGACCTCAAGTTCATATGCTTTTTAGAGCACCTCTGATTTTTAGAGCAACCAAGGAGACTTGGCCCATTCAGAGAGCGTATCTGGTGCTCTCGCCCTCCACAGTTCTCTCTCCAGAGGGGAAGAGAGCCCCAAGAGGGCTGGCCATCTTCTTAAAGAAAGGAGGGCCCAGCAGCACCCACACCCTGCTGACCCCCCACACACAGGGACCGACACACACACGTGCCCAGCAGTGTCCCCATTCTGTGTCCCCTGAACTGGGAGAACAGAAGGTGGAATTCTCAATAGCCTGTTCTCAGGTTGAGGGGTTTTTTCAGTGCTATTATTCCTCAGTGTAGCTCATGTTGTTAAAAGTAGCAGCCATGCATCTGGAAAGCTTTCAGTGTCATGGTCGGGTTCAGTCTGAACATGTAGGTGATTCAGATGGAGACAGAATCACAGTTTTGGTCAGCCAGAAGGCCACTGCCTGAACTGTGGAGAATAGGCCAGGCACCCTAGGCCCTTGGCCTCCCATCCACATTCCTTTCTCTGGGTACTGAGGAATCTCTGGGAGATGTAAAGGAGTGAAAGCACCATCATCTGACCCCTCTGGTAGGTGGCAGGCCCTGCCCATGGAAATGAAGGTCTGCATGGTCATCTCCTTCCTTGAACTGCCACCAAGGGCTTAATGCATAACCTCCAAGTCATTATTCTCCCCCGGGCCATCTGAGCCAGCTGTGAGGCTGCAGCTGCCGGTTGTGTGAACACAAATGCAACCAGTGGAAGGTTTTGAGCATGCCCAGCTCACAGTTTCCCTTCGCTACAGAAAATCTATAGAAATGGGACTGGccccacatttttaaatgattacaatTAACATTCCTTATGGTTTAATTATATCTTGACTTCCAGTTTTTAGATTATAGAGCTTGTCGGATTTTCTGGCTTTCATGCCAAAATAGTTCTCTGCCTGTTGAATTACATGTTTAAGTGAGGTCTTTCCTGTGAACAGCGTCCTGCCTGGCAGTAGCAATGGCGTGGACGGCAGCCCTGTTCCACATGCTGCCTCCTCTGCAGGTTGGCAGATCTTTGTCACACATGCACTGGTGTCCTGGCGTGctttgggaggatcatttgaaatTTGGCCAGCTTGGAAcccatttaaaaaggaagaaacttgtCAGGAGAGAGCTGGGAGTAGTAGAAATTATCTTCCAAAAATATGCGTCTGAAAAAGAGAGACTGGGCTGGgcttggtagctcatgcctatagtcttagcactttgggaggctgaggtgggcacaccCCTTGACCCCAGgggttccagacaagcctgggcaacatagggagatcccatctctacaaaaaatgcaaaattagtcagatgtgaagtggtgtgcacctgtagtcccagctactcaggaggctgagccgggaggattgactgaacccaggaggtccaggccatgagccaagatcacagcactgcacaccagcctgggtgacaaagcaagaccctgtctaaaaaagtaatatcaataaaataaagattggaGCTGTTGGAGAGATGAGGAAAGGAAGGGTATTGTACAACAAAGAGCATTTCACCTGGAGTTGTTTACACACAGTAACCTTGTGAAGTCTGGGTGGCTGAAACTGGTATTTCCTAGAGGGACACTATAGGCATTTTGGGTGGGATACTTCTTAGTAGTGGGTACTGTCATACATTGTGGCATGTTTTAGCATCCCTGGTCTCATATGCCAACTGCCAGTaccctttccctttctcccttatTTCCAAATAGTCAAACTATCAAAATAGTTCCAAATAGTTCTGAGGGAGGCAGTACCACCCCATTCATTTGAGAACCAGTGCTTTTTGAAGTATTCTGTGAAATGACCAAGAACAGAAGAATCCCCAGTGCCTAAGACACTGGCTTGCATTTcataaggccttttttttttttttttaacatccaaACCTGGCTTAGTTGTGTTCAAAGCAAATGTggcattcctcctcctcctcctcaagtCTTTACCCAAAACTACTTCCCAAGAGAGGTTGTTCTTCCCAAAGAACCACCTGTCCTGGGACCAGATGGGGCTAGGCTGAGGGTAAGGAGCCAAGAGCCTGGTCCCAATTCTGTCTGGGACTTACTATGAGACCCCAGGCAAGTTGCTCACCCTCTCTGGAGCTCAAATTCCTCCTCTTTGAAATAGGAATAATAACTTCATCACTAGAATTCTTCACCTGGTTGTTGTGAAGTTAGTCAGAATAAATGTGGAGATAATACATGAAAGAATATTATTTGGCTGCTGTGTGGCATCGAGATAGCTCATGATAGTGACAATAGTGTCTGTCACTGTATTCCACACCACTTTTTCCCTCAGCtaaagcaggaaaagaaagatggtaagtctctctgtgttttttctccctttccccaagCCTACTTTGTTACCTTCCTTGGTTGCTGGATGAGAAATTAGTCAGAGGGTTAGAGAGGACCTCAAGTTCATATGCTTTAAATAGAGCATGGAATTTTAAACCATCCTCTTAaccaacttttcttttcttttcagtttttccccagtTGTATTTCCACATGATACACCAGAGAAGAAAGATCCTTTCTCATACTGAAGAGCACAAGAAATTTGAATAGTTCCTGCTTTCTGCACCTCCCACCAAAACAAACTTTTCAATGATCAAAAAATGCTGCAGACTTTTTGAGTTCCCAATACGTTTCATAGAAAATAAgtaagaactatttttaaaatattcaaacaaaactaaaacaaaaatccagTGTCACGTGggcctgagattttattttagaaaaagattgTTACATAAAACACCCTGGCCAGTTCATCTCAGCATGCTCTTTCAACCAGAAGTTCCTAATATTTATGATGGCACTAGAAAGGGATTTGACATTTTATGTCCTTCTGTGTCCTTCATGTATCTGATCAGTAAAGACCTGTAACACTAAGTACTTGAGAGTTACAGTCTGAATAATGAAGTCGTACCAACCGAATAGCCCAGCTTGCAGTATAGTTATGTTTCAGTCTGCAGTGTGTTTAGCATTCCCTTGTCAAAGTGCTTGACTGCATGCTGgaaactatttgtatttttgaagCGGCAAACTCTGTTCTCTGGAATGCTCTGAAGTTATGGCTGGGACCTATCCCCTCGTATCtaatgaatgaattataaaatgtatatgcctATGAAGCTTCGGGGTAGTGCCTATAATCAGAAAACAACTTAGAacccttttgtttgttttaaattgagTCATTACTGCCTGCCACTAAGAAACGTGCTTGAATCTAATAAGTATGTGTATACCGTAAAGAATATATCTTATCTGGAGCTCAGCCTCAATCATATCTTAACAAAATGACAGGTCTCAGAAAGGGGGAGCTCAATAGCTCATAAGCGACAAGTCCTTTTCACAGCACTGTTCTCAGAACACCTCTGAGTAACGTGTTTGCCAGTAGCTATTCTCACTGATGCACTGATGACCCTGAAGAAGCTGATCCAGCCACGTAGGAATGGAGGCTCTGTTACTGAAAGCACATGGAACGTGTTGCTTTAGAAAGGTAGTCAGAAAACATTCAGGAATAGGTTTATACaccattattgttttattttttaattttcattcgcTCTTCTGTTTGGATACTTTTGCTAATTAAGGTCCTATGTTAATTTCCACCAAGCTATAAGTCCATAGGCAGTAAAACATTCCACTTGGGCCATCATGAGCTAAAAGCAGTATCATCTCCGCATGTTGGAGCAGCCAAGAAATAGTTTGGTCCTACCGACATTATCTCATCCATGTCACATCCTCATATGATTTAATTGCTCAACCATGCGTTTAAAACTCCTCAAGAAAGGGCTGGTATTGCAACTGTaggtaaactgaaaaaaaaaataagaaagaaagagttggATGAAAATGTGAAAGCCCGAGTTTAGATGTCCATTAAGTATTAAATAGCACAGTATCTTTATGGAGCCTtttttcctcccccaccccctgcagcttttttttttttttttttggggggggttgaTGTTGAACTTTAAGACTTTAAAAGTTTCGCTTATTGAGTAGTTGTCATTTAAAGTATAATTGCGAATATCAGAAAACTCAtactggaaaacaaaattttttttttttctcttttgagacggagtctcactctgttgcccaggctggagtgcagtggcgtgatctcggctcactgcaagctccacctcccgggttcatgccatcctcctgcctcagcctcccgagtagctgggactacaggtgtgtgccaccacacccggctaatttttttttgtatttttagt
Above is a window of Macaca thibetana thibetana isolate TM-01 chromosome 2, ASM2454274v1, whole genome shotgun sequence DNA encoding:
- the HACD2 gene encoding very-long-chain (3R)-3-hydroxyacyl-CoA dehydratase 2, which encodes MAAAAATAAAKGNGGGGGRAGAGDASGTRKKKGPGPLATAYLVIYNVVMTAGWLVIAVGLVRAYLAKGSYHSLYYSIEKPLKFFQTGALLEILHCAIGIVPSSVVLTSFQVMSRVFLIWAVTHSVKEVQSEDSVLLFVIAWTITEIIRYSFYTFSLLNHLPYLIKWARYTLFIVLYPMGVSGELLTIYAALPFVRQAGLYSISLPNKYNFSFDYHAFLILIMISYIPIFPQLYFHMIHQRRKILSHTEEHKKFE